Proteins from a genomic interval of Synechococcus sp. A15-28:
- the rplN gene encoding 50S ribosomal protein L14, with amino-acid sequence MIQQESYLSVADNSGAKRIQCIRVLGTNRRYAHVGDVIVAAVKDAMPNMGVKKSDVVKAVVVRTKATLRRDTGNSIRFDDNAAVIINADNNPKGTRVFGPVARELRDRNFTKIVSLAPEVI; translated from the coding sequence ATGATCCAGCAGGAGAGTTATCTGAGCGTTGCTGACAACAGTGGCGCCAAGCGCATCCAGTGCATTCGTGTGCTGGGCACCAACCGTCGCTACGCCCATGTGGGCGATGTGATCGTCGCCGCCGTCAAGGACGCCATGCCCAACATGGGCGTCAAGAAGTCCGATGTGGTGAAAGCCGTGGTGGTTCGCACCAAGGCAACCCTCCGCCGCGACACGGGCAACTCCATTCGGTTCGACGACAACGCGGCGGTGATCATCAACGCCGACAACAACCCCAAAGGCACCCGCGTCTTCGGACCGGTGGCCCGTGAACTGCGCGACCGCAACTTCACCAAAATCGTGTCCCTCGCTCCGGAGGTGATCTGA
- the rplX gene encoding 50S ribosomal protein L24: MATATSKAKPSDRIKMRIRKGDTVQVIAGKDKGKTGEVLRTLPNENRVIVEGVNMRTRHEKPTQEGETGRIVNEEASLHASNVMLYSTAKKVASRVEIVVEKDGSKKRRLKKTGEVLD, from the coding sequence ATGGCCACCGCAACCAGCAAGGCCAAGCCCAGCGATCGCATCAAGATGCGCATCCGCAAAGGCGACACCGTTCAGGTGATCGCCGGTAAGGACAAGGGCAAAACCGGCGAGGTGCTCCGCACCCTGCCCAACGAGAACCGCGTGATCGTGGAGGGCGTCAACATGCGCACCCGCCACGAGAAACCCACCCAGGAAGGTGAAACCGGACGCATCGTGAACGAGGAGGCATCTCTGCATGCGTCCAACGTGATGCTCTATTCGACCGCCAAGAAGGTGGCGAGCCGCGTCGAGATCGTCGTCGAAAAGGACGGCAGCAAGAAGCGCAGGCTCAAGAAAACCGGTGAAGTCCTCGACTGA
- the rplE gene encoding 50S ribosomal protein L5, translated as MSLKKRFRETIQPKLQKDLSLTNIHEVPKVVKVTVNRGLGEAAANAKSLEASVKELAQITGQKVVVTRAKKAIAGFKIRQGMPIGCAVTLRGDRMYAFLERLINLALPRIRDFRGVSPKSFDGRGNYTLGVREQIIFPEISFDKIDAIRGMDITIVTTARSDEEGRALLREMGMPFQSN; from the coding sequence ATGTCACTCAAGAAGCGCTTCAGGGAGACCATTCAGCCCAAGCTGCAGAAGGATCTCTCCCTCACCAACATCCACGAAGTCCCCAAGGTGGTGAAAGTCACCGTCAACCGGGGGCTCGGCGAAGCCGCCGCCAACGCCAAGTCCCTCGAGGCCTCGGTGAAGGAGCTGGCTCAGATCACCGGTCAGAAGGTGGTCGTCACCCGTGCCAAGAAGGCCATCGCAGGCTTCAAGATCCGCCAGGGCATGCCGATCGGTTGTGCCGTCACCCTGCGCGGTGACCGGATGTACGCGTTCCTGGAGCGCTTGATCAACCTGGCGCTGCCCCGCATCCGCGACTTCCGCGGGGTGAGCCCCAAGAGCTTTGACGGGCGCGGCAATTACACCCTGGGGGTGCGGGAGCAGATCATCTTCCCCGAGATCTCCTTCGACAAGATCGATGCCATCCGTGGCATGGACATCACCATCGTGACCACTGCCCGTTCAGACGAAGAGGGCCGGGCCCTCCTCCGCGAGATGGGAATGCCGTTCCAGAGCAACTGA
- the rpsH gene encoding 30S ribosomal protein S8 — MANHDPISDMLTRIRNASEKRHETTKIPASRMTRSIAKVLRQEGFISEISEQGEGVRTELVLSLKYSGKHRLPTIRSMQRVSKPGLRIYKNTRGLPKVLGGLGVAIISTSKGVMSDRDARREGVGGEVLCYVY; from the coding sequence ATGGCCAACCACGACCCCATTTCCGACATGCTCACCCGCATTCGCAATGCGAGTGAGAAGCGTCACGAGACCACCAAGATCCCTGCATCACGCATGACCCGCAGCATCGCCAAGGTGCTGCGGCAGGAGGGCTTCATCTCCGAAATCAGCGAACAGGGCGAAGGCGTGCGCACCGAACTGGTGCTCTCCCTCAAGTACAGCGGCAAGCACCGGCTCCCCACCATCCGCTCCATGCAGCGGGTGAGCAAGCCAGGTCTGCGCATCTACAAGAACACCCGTGGCCTGCCCAAGGTCCTCGGCGGTCTTGGCGTTGCAATCATCTCCACCTCCAAGGGTGTGATGAGTGATCGCGATGCCCGCCGCGAGGGCGTCGGGGGCGAGGTGCTCTGTTACGTCTACTGA
- the rplF gene encoding 50S ribosomal protein L6 yields the protein MSRIGKNPVPVPDKVTVSLDGLTVKVKGPKGELERTLPDGVSVSQEENTIVVAPSTTKRFSRERHGLCRTLVANMIEGVNNGYSKSLEIVGVGSRAQVKGKTLVVSAGYSHPVEVEPPEGITFKVENNTKVIVSGIDKELVGNEAAKVRAIRPPEPYKGKGIKYEGERILRKAGKSGKK from the coding sequence ATGTCACGCATCGGCAAAAATCCCGTTCCCGTTCCCGACAAGGTGACCGTCTCCCTCGACGGTCTCACCGTGAAGGTCAAGGGACCGAAGGGAGAACTGGAACGCACCCTTCCTGACGGCGTCAGCGTCAGCCAGGAAGAGAACACCATCGTGGTGGCTCCATCCACCACCAAACGTTTTTCGCGCGAACGCCACGGCCTTTGCCGCACCCTCGTCGCCAACATGATCGAGGGCGTCAACAACGGCTACAGCAAGAGCCTTGAAATCGTGGGCGTGGGTTCCAGGGCCCAGGTCAAAGGCAAGACCCTTGTGGTCAGCGCCGGCTACAGCCACCCCGTTGAGGTGGAGCCGCCCGAGGGCATCACCTTCAAGGTCGAGAACAACACCAAGGTGATTGTCTCCGGCATCGACAAGGAACTGGTGGGCAACGAGGCCGCCAAGGTCCGCGCCATTCGCCCGCCCGAGCCTTACAAAGGCAAGGGCATCAAGTACGAGGGCGAGCGCATCCTGCGCAAGGCGGGCAAGTCCGGCAAGAAATAA
- the rplR gene encoding 50S ribosomal protein L18, translating into MSKLSRKQQTQKRHRRLRRHLTGTSDRPRLAVFRSNNHIYAQVIDDDAQSTLCSASTVDKELRVGLEANGGSCDASVAVGELVAKRAIAKGIQSVVFDRGGNLYHGRIKALADAAREAGLQF; encoded by the coding sequence ATGTCCAAACTGTCCCGCAAACAGCAGACGCAGAAACGCCACCGGCGTCTGCGTCGCCACCTCACCGGCACCTCCGACCGTCCGCGGCTGGCGGTGTTCCGCTCCAACAATCACATCTACGCTCAGGTCATCGATGACGATGCTCAGAGCACCCTCTGTTCGGCTTCGACCGTCGACAAGGAGCTGCGTGTCGGCCTCGAGGCCAACGGCGGCAGCTGTGATGCATCCGTCGCCGTCGGCGAACTGGTCGCCAAGCGCGCCATCGCCAAGGGCATCCAAAGCGTGGTCTTTGACCGTGGCGGCAACCTGTACCACGGCCGGATCAAAGCCCTAGCCGATGCCGCCCGGGAAGCGGGCCTTCAGTTCTGA
- the rpsE gene encoding 30S ribosomal protein S5 translates to MTDSSPQSNPNAVPGAADVPAAAEGQQQEQRRGGGRGERGDRRGGRRGDRRNQERDSEWQERVVQIRRVSKTVKGGKKMSFRAIVVVGNEKGQVGVGVGKAGDVIGAVRKGVADGKKHLVKVPLTRHNSIPTLSNGRDGAASVLIRPAAPGTGVIAGGSIRTVLELAGIKNVLAKRLGSKTPLNNARAAMVALSLLRTHKETAKERGISLEQIYS, encoded by the coding sequence ATGACAGATTCCTCTCCCCAGTCCAATCCCAACGCGGTGCCAGGCGCCGCAGATGTCCCCGCAGCCGCGGAGGGCCAGCAACAGGAGCAGCGTCGCGGCGGTGGCCGCGGTGAGCGTGGTGACCGCCGTGGCGGACGCCGCGGTGATCGCCGCAACCAGGAGCGCGACTCCGAATGGCAGGAACGCGTGGTGCAGATCCGCCGCGTCTCCAAGACCGTCAAAGGCGGCAAGAAGATGAGCTTCCGGGCCATCGTTGTCGTCGGGAACGAGAAAGGCCAGGTCGGCGTTGGTGTCGGCAAGGCCGGTGATGTGATCGGCGCTGTCCGTAAGGGTGTTGCCGATGGCAAGAAGCACCTGGTCAAGGTGCCTCTGACCCGTCACAACTCGATCCCCACCCTCTCTAATGGTCGCGACGGTGCCGCCAGCGTCCTGATCCGTCCGGCTGCCCCCGGTACCGGTGTGATTGCCGGCGGCTCCATCCGCACCGTGCTCGAGCTTGCCGGCATCAAGAATGTCCTGGCCAAGCGTCTGGGCAGCAAGACCCCCCTCAACAACGCCCGGGCTGCCATGGTGGCCCTGTCGCTTCTCCGCACCCACAAGGAGACGGCCAAAGAACGGGGAATCTCCCTCGAACAGATCTATTCCTGA
- the rplO gene encoding 50S ribosomal protein L15 yields the protein MTTLRLDSLKANKGARRRKLRKGRGIAAGQGASCGFGMRGQKSRSGRPTRPGFEGGQMPLYRRVPKLKHFPLVNPKHFTVLNVSALNSLKDGSTVNMDSLVKEGIVTSPKHPLKILGNGDLTAKKLTVQAAAFTASARTKIEAAGGSCETLD from the coding sequence ATGACGACTCTCCGACTCGATTCCCTCAAAGCCAACAAGGGCGCCCGTCGCCGCAAACTGCGCAAGGGCCGTGGCATCGCCGCCGGCCAGGGCGCAAGCTGCGGTTTCGGCATGCGTGGCCAGAAGTCCCGCTCCGGCCGTCCCACCCGCCCAGGTTTCGAGGGTGGCCAGATGCCCCTCTACCGCCGGGTGCCGAAGCTGAAGCACTTCCCCCTGGTGAACCCCAAGCACTTCACGGTGCTCAATGTTTCGGCTCTCAACAGCCTGAAGGACGGCAGCACCGTGAACATGGATTCCCTCGTCAAGGAAGGAATCGTCACCAGTCCGAAGCATCCGTTGAAGATCCTCGGCAACGGTGATCTGACGGCCAAGAAGCTGACGGTTCAAGCCGCTGCCTTCACCGCCTCAGCCCGCACCAAAATCGAAGCCGCCGGCGGCAGCTGCGAAACCCTGGACTGA
- the secY gene encoding preprotein translocase subunit SecY has translation MLVSRGRNPNAAEVISQLIGNSGLRNRVLTTLSLLLLVRLGIYIPIPGIDREAFASFIEQGGSLLGFLDIFTGGGISTLGVFALGILPFINASIILQLLTASLPQLEDLQKNEGEAGRRKIAQITRYVALGWGLIQSVVFAMILRQYALEGTSEVVFVVQTALCLVTGSMVVMWLSEVITERGIGQGASLVIFLNIVGTLPRTLGATIEAAQTGDRNTVLGIVVLALVFLVTIVGIIFVQEGARRIPIVSAKRQVGGVGVGVLPTRQSYLPLKLNAGGVMPIIFASAVIFLPVTIANFTKNEWLIRAASLLNPGAANPWPYALAFFALILGFAYFYASLTVNPTDIASNLKKGGVAIPGVRPGSATATYLSGVQNRLTLLGGLFLGSVAIIPAAVERATNVQTFQGLGATSLLILVGVAIDTAKQVQTYVISQRYEGLVRQ, from the coding sequence ATGCTCGTCAGTCGGGGCCGCAATCCCAACGCCGCCGAAGTCATCAGTCAGCTGATCGGCAACTCGGGCCTGCGCAATCGCGTGCTCACCACCCTGAGCCTGTTGCTTCTGGTACGTCTCGGGATTTACATCCCTATCCCAGGGATCGACCGTGAGGCCTTTGCCAGTTTCATCGAGCAGGGCGGCTCCCTGCTGGGATTCCTTGACATCTTCACCGGCGGAGGCATCTCCACCCTCGGGGTGTTCGCGCTGGGAATCCTGCCGTTCATCAACGCCTCGATCATCCTGCAGCTCCTGACGGCATCCCTTCCACAACTGGAGGATCTGCAGAAAAACGAGGGTGAAGCCGGGCGACGCAAGATCGCGCAGATCACGCGCTACGTCGCTCTGGGCTGGGGGCTGATCCAAAGCGTCGTCTTTGCCATGATCCTGCGCCAGTACGCACTGGAGGGGACCAGCGAAGTCGTGTTCGTGGTGCAAACCGCGCTCTGTCTGGTCACCGGATCGATGGTGGTGATGTGGCTCAGCGAGGTGATCACCGAGCGGGGCATCGGCCAGGGCGCGTCGCTGGTGATCTTCCTCAACATCGTTGGGACGCTGCCTCGCACCCTCGGCGCCACGATCGAGGCTGCTCAGACCGGAGACCGCAACACCGTGCTGGGCATTGTTGTGCTAGCGCTGGTCTTTCTGGTCACCATCGTCGGCATCATCTTTGTGCAGGAAGGCGCGCGTCGCATCCCGATCGTCAGCGCCAAGCGGCAGGTGGGAGGTGTCGGCGTTGGTGTTCTGCCCACCCGTCAGAGCTATCTGCCGTTGAAGCTGAATGCCGGCGGCGTCATGCCGATCATCTTTGCCTCAGCGGTGATCTTCCTGCCGGTCACCATTGCCAATTTCACCAAGAACGAATGGTTGATCCGGGCGGCCAGCCTGCTCAACCCCGGAGCCGCCAACCCCTGGCCCTACGCCCTGGCCTTCTTCGCTCTCATCCTCGGCTTTGCTTACTTCTACGCATCGCTGACGGTGAACCCCACGGATATCGCCTCCAACCTGAAGAAGGGCGGCGTCGCCATTCCTGGGGTCCGTCCCGGCAGTGCCACCGCCACCTATCTCTCCGGAGTTCAGAACAGGCTCACCCTTCTGGGAGGCCTGTTTCTGGGAAGCGTCGCCATCATTCCCGCCGCGGTGGAACGCGCCACCAACGTGCAGACCTTCCAGGGCCTGGGGGCCACCTCATTGCTGATCCTCGTCGGCGTGGCCATCGACACCGCCAAACAGGTGCAGACCTATGTCATTTCCCAGCGCTACGAAGGCCTGGTCCGTCAGTGA
- a CDS encoding adenylate kinase has product MKSRLLFLGPPGAGKGTQAARLCEANGMKHLSTGDLLRSEVAAGTALGQEAEAVMNRGELVSDALVLAIVESQLKGLSRGGWLLDGFPRTVPQADALEPLLEELKQPIEAVVLLELDDAVLIERLLARGRDDDNEAVIRNRLEVYREKTSPLISFYRDKGLLVSVEANGSVEEITDRITGVLS; this is encoded by the coding sequence ATGAAATCCCGCCTCCTCTTCCTTGGCCCCCCTGGAGCAGGTAAGGGCACCCAGGCAGCGCGCCTGTGCGAAGCCAACGGCATGAAGCACCTGTCCACTGGTGATCTGCTGAGATCCGAAGTCGCTGCCGGCACAGCCCTGGGCCAGGAAGCCGAGGCGGTGATGAACCGCGGGGAACTGGTCAGTGATGCCCTGGTGCTGGCCATTGTGGAAAGTCAGTTGAAGGGCCTGTCGCGGGGCGGCTGGCTTCTTGATGGCTTTCCCCGCACCGTTCCCCAGGCCGACGCCCTCGAACCGCTGCTTGAAGAACTGAAGCAACCGATCGAAGCCGTGGTGCTGCTTGAGCTGGACGATGCCGTGCTGATCGAGCGTCTGCTGGCCCGTGGCCGCGACGACGACAACGAAGCGGTGATCCGCAATCGGCTTGAGGTCTACCGGGAGAAGACATCACCCCTGATCAGCTTCTATCGGGACAAAGGTCTGCTGGTGTCGGTTGAAGCGAACGGATCCGTTGAGGAGATCACAGATCGGATCACAGGAGTGTTGAGTTGA
- the rpmJ gene encoding 50S ribosomal protein L36: MKVRSSVKKMCDKCRVIRRHGKVMVICANPKHKQRQG, encoded by the coding sequence ATGAAGGTGCGCAGCTCAGTCAAGAAAATGTGTGACAAGTGCCGGGTGATTCGTCGCCACGGCAAGGTCATGGTCATTTGCGCCAACCCTAAGCACAAGCAACGCCAGGGCTGA
- the rpsM gene encoding 30S ribosomal protein S13 yields MARIAGVDIPRDKRVEVSLTYIYGVGPTRARAILAQTGVNPDIRVKDLEDGDLQKLRNAADDYTLEGDLRRQEGMALKRLQDIGCVRGRRHRMSLPVRGQRTRTNARTRRGARKTVAGKKK; encoded by the coding sequence GTGGCACGGATCGCCGGCGTTGACATTCCCCGCGACAAGCGGGTTGAAGTGTCCCTCACCTACATCTATGGAGTTGGCCCGACCCGGGCACGAGCCATTCTGGCTCAGACTGGTGTGAACCCCGACATCCGGGTCAAGGATCTGGAAGACGGTGACCTTCAGAAACTCCGGAATGCCGCCGATGACTACACCCTCGAGGGTGATCTGCGCCGGCAGGAGGGAATGGCGCTCAAGCGCCTTCAGGACATCGGCTGCGTCCGCGGACGACGTCATCGCATGAGCCTGCCTGTGCGCGGCCAGCGCACACGGACCAATGCCCGTACCCGTAGGGGCGCGCGCAAAACCGTGGCCGGCAAGAAGAAGTAA
- the rpsK gene encoding 30S ribosomal protein S11 — protein sequence MAKPAKKTGPKKAKRNVPNGVAHIQSTFNNTIVSITDTSGEVISWSSAGASGFKGARKGTPFAAQTAAEAAARRALDQGMRQIEVLVKGPGSGRETAIRALQVAGLEITLIRDVTPLPHNGCRRPKRRRV from the coding sequence ATGGCCAAACCAGCCAAGAAAACAGGCCCCAAGAAGGCCAAACGCAACGTCCCGAATGGCGTTGCTCACATCCAGAGCACCTTCAACAACACCATCGTGTCGATTACCGACACATCCGGTGAGGTCATCTCCTGGTCCTCTGCTGGCGCCAGTGGCTTCAAGGGCGCGCGCAAGGGCACACCCTTCGCAGCCCAGACGGCAGCTGAAGCCGCTGCCCGCCGCGCCCTTGATCAGGGCATGCGCCAGATCGAGGTGCTGGTCAAAGGTCCCGGATCCGGTCGTGAGACGGCGATTCGTGCCCTGCAGGTTGCCGGACTTGAGATCACCCTGATCCGAGACGTCACCCCGCTGCCCCACAACGGTTGCCGGCGGCCCAAGCGCCGTCGCGTCTGA
- a CDS encoding DNA-directed RNA polymerase subunit alpha — MLQYQIDRIEHQVEEDRSQSGVFLIGPLERGQATTLGNALRRVLMGGLEGSAVTAIRIAGVNHEYATVPGVREDVLDILLNCKELSVNSRSPELEIGRLVVAGPAEVTANDLQFSSQVDVVDGNRPIATVADGYSLELEVHVERGVGYRPVDRHSEDTSAIDLLQIDAVFMPVIRVNFTIDETAVAEGGSARERLRMEIVTDGSITPDDALAQSANHLIELFQPLATVTLVEEPGVEPEPSAEAQIPLEELNLSVRAYNCLKRAQVNSVSDLMGFSYEDLLEIKNFGSKSADEVIEALERIGISIPQSRTSA, encoded by the coding sequence GTGCTGCAGTACCAGATCGACCGCATCGAGCATCAGGTGGAGGAGGATCGCTCCCAGAGCGGTGTGTTCCTCATCGGTCCCCTCGAGCGGGGTCAGGCGACCACCCTCGGCAACGCCCTGCGACGGGTTCTGATGGGCGGCCTCGAAGGCAGTGCCGTCACCGCCATTCGCATTGCCGGCGTTAACCACGAGTACGCCACCGTTCCCGGTGTGCGTGAAGACGTTCTCGACATCCTTCTGAACTGCAAGGAGCTCTCCGTCAACAGCCGCTCCCCAGAGCTCGAAATCGGCCGTCTCGTGGTGGCGGGTCCTGCTGAGGTGACCGCCAACGACCTGCAGTTCTCCTCGCAGGTGGACGTGGTCGACGGCAACCGACCCATCGCCACCGTGGCCGATGGTTACAGCCTCGAGCTTGAGGTTCATGTCGAGCGCGGTGTGGGCTACAGGCCGGTGGATCGCCACAGCGAGGACACCAGCGCCATCGACCTGCTCCAGATCGATGCCGTGTTCATGCCGGTGATTCGGGTGAATTTCACCATCGATGAAACCGCTGTCGCCGAAGGGGGCTCAGCCCGTGAGCGTCTGCGCATGGAGATCGTCACCGACGGTTCCATCACGCCCGACGATGCTCTGGCTCAGTCAGCGAACCACCTGATCGAGTTGTTCCAGCCCCTCGCCACGGTGACCCTCGTGGAGGAGCCTGGTGTCGAGCCTGAACCCTCTGCAGAAGCCCAGATTCCTCTGGAGGAACTCAACCTTTCAGTACGGGCTTACAACTGCCTCAAGCGGGCCCAGGTCAACTCCGTCTCCGACCTCATGGGCTTCAGCTACGAGGACCTGCTGGAGATCAAGAACTTCGGTTCCAAATCCGCCGACGAGGTGATCGAAGCGCTCGAACGCATCGGCATCTCCATCCCCCAGAGCCGCACCTCTGCCTGA
- the rplQ gene encoding 50S ribosomal protein L17 — protein sequence MRHQCRVPQLGRPADQRKAMLRALTTQLIREGRVTTTKARAKALRDEAERMITLAKDGSLASRRRALGYIYDKQLVHALFDKAPDRYSDRKGGYTRITRTVPRRGDNAEMAIIELV from the coding sequence ATGCGTCACCAATGCCGAGTTCCCCAGCTGGGCCGTCCTGCTGACCAGCGCAAGGCGATGCTCCGCGCCCTCACCACCCAGCTGATCCGCGAAGGTCGGGTGACCACCACCAAGGCCCGCGCCAAGGCCCTGCGCGACGAAGCGGAGCGGATGATCACCCTCGCCAAGGACGGCAGCCTGGCCTCCCGTCGTCGGGCTCTGGGCTACATCTACGACAAGCAATTGGTGCACGCTCTGTTCGACAAGGCACCCGACCGCTACAGCGACCGCAAGGGTGGTTACACCCGCATCACCCGCACGGTGCCCCGTCGTGGCGACAACGCCGAGATGGCGATCATCGAACTGGTCTGA
- the truA gene encoding tRNA pseudouridine(38-40) synthase TruA, with protein MSSEPSSATPESPVLRRIALSLQYEGSAFCGWQRQRNGHSVQAQLEAAIEQLDPHRPIQTFAAGRTDAGVHAAGQVVHFDCGDRIPPSKWAPALNGRLPSTIRVRESVPRPMDWHACYSATYRRYRYTIHNGRRPNLFLARWSWHRYRLRLDESRMRDALNGMLGLHDFSAFMRAGSRRAHARTTVQEVELVRQGDILRVEIQASGFLYGMVRLLMAQLVAVGEHRLSVGDFEQSWRQRRRHEVKEAAPGHGLCLLRAGYEDDIFTRAGWYDCQPWFFLAESDPPPDPPPLPEASGSEL; from the coding sequence TTGAGCTCCGAACCCTCGTCTGCAACTCCTGAGTCCCCGGTCCTTCGTCGGATCGCCCTCAGCCTGCAGTACGAGGGTTCTGCCTTTTGCGGATGGCAGCGACAACGCAATGGCCACAGCGTTCAGGCTCAACTGGAAGCGGCCATCGAGCAGCTGGATCCGCACCGACCGATCCAGACCTTCGCTGCGGGGAGAACCGACGCCGGCGTTCATGCCGCGGGGCAGGTGGTGCATTTCGACTGTGGTGACAGGATTCCCCCCTCCAAATGGGCTCCAGCCCTGAACGGACGGTTGCCGTCCACAATCCGGGTGAGGGAGTCGGTGCCGCGGCCCATGGATTGGCACGCCTGCTACTCGGCCACCTACCGGCGCTATCGCTACACCATTCACAACGGTCGGCGGCCCAACCTGTTCCTCGCCCGCTGGAGTTGGCACCGCTATCGGCTCCGGCTGGATGAGTCCCGGATGCGGGACGCCCTCAACGGCATGCTCGGGCTCCATGACTTCAGCGCGTTCATGCGGGCCGGAAGCCGGCGGGCCCACGCCCGCACCACGGTTCAGGAGGTGGAGCTTGTGCGCCAGGGCGACATACTTCGCGTCGAGATCCAGGCCAGTGGGTTCCTTTACGGCATGGTTCGCCTGCTGATGGCTCAGCTGGTGGCCGTGGGCGAACACCGTCTGTCCGTCGGAGATTTCGAGCAGAGCTGGCGTCAGCGACGACGCCACGAGGTGAAGGAAGCCGCTCCTGGCCACGGGCTGTGCCTGCTCAGGGCAGGGTATGAGGACGACATCTTCACCAGAGCAGGCTGGTACGATTGCCAACCTTGGTTTTTTCTGGCGGAGAGTGATCCCCCACCGGATCCTCCGCCTCTGCCGGAAGCAAGCGGATCTGAACTCTGA
- the rplM gene encoding 50S ribosomal protein L13, translating into MNKTSLPQTDSLDRQWYLVDAENKTLGRLATEVAAVLRGKNNPSFTPHLDTGDFVVVVNAEKIRVSGSKPTQKLYRRHSGRPGGMKTETFEALQERIPERIVEKAIKGMLPHNALGRQMFRKLKVYKGSEHPHAAQKPQPLQLNPSASAQ; encoded by the coding sequence ATGAACAAGACCTCCCTTCCTCAGACTGATTCTCTCGATCGCCAGTGGTATCTGGTGGACGCTGAGAACAAGACCCTCGGGCGCCTCGCCACCGAGGTTGCCGCTGTTCTGCGCGGCAAAAACAACCCGAGCTTCACCCCCCATCTGGACACCGGCGATTTCGTCGTGGTGGTGAATGCCGAGAAGATCCGGGTGAGTGGCAGCAAGCCAACCCAGAAGCTGTATCGCCGTCACTCCGGTCGTCCCGGCGGCATGAAGACCGAAACCTTCGAGGCGCTGCAGGAGCGCATCCCCGAGCGGATCGTTGAAAAGGCGATCAAGGGCATGCTTCCCCACAACGCCCTCGGCCGTCAGATGTTCCGCAAACTCAAGGTGTACAAGGGCAGCGAGCATCCCCATGCCGCCCAGAAGCCTCAGCCTCTTCAGCTCAACCCCTCTGCATCCGCCCAATGA
- the rpsI gene encoding 30S ribosomal protein S9, producing the protein MSSNSVVYWGTGRRKTSVARVRLVPGNGTITINGRPGDNYLNYNPAYIAAVKAPLETLGLGTEYDILVNVHGGGLTGQSGAIKQGAARALCELSADNRKPLKTEGHLSRDPRAKERRKYGLKKARKAPQFSKR; encoded by the coding sequence ATGAGCAGCAATTCCGTCGTCTACTGGGGCACTGGTCGCCGTAAGACCTCCGTCGCCCGCGTTCGCCTTGTCCCCGGCAACGGCACGATCACCATCAATGGTCGTCCTGGTGACAACTACCTGAATTACAACCCCGCCTACATCGCAGCGGTGAAAGCTCCCCTCGAGACCCTCGGTCTCGGCACGGAGTACGACATCCTCGTCAACGTTCACGGTGGCGGACTCACCGGCCAGTCGGGAGCCATCAAGCAAGGAGCCGCCCGTGCTCTCTGTGAATTGTCAGCCGACAACCGCAAGCCCCTCAAGACCGAAGGCCACCTCAGCCGTGACCCCCGAGCCAAGGAACGTCGCAAGTACGGTCTCAAGAAAGCTCGTAAGGCTCCTCAGTTCTCCAAGCGCTGA
- the rpmE gene encoding 50S ribosomal protein L31: MPKPDIHPTWYPDAKVICNGEVVMTTGSTQPEIHVDVWSGNHPFFTGTQKILDTEGRVDRFMKKYGMGKKKAGDKAKAEAKTDA; the protein is encoded by the coding sequence ATGCCCAAGCCCGACATCCATCCCACCTGGTATCCCGATGCCAAGGTGATCTGCAACGGCGAAGTTGTGATGACCACCGGCTCCACCCAGCCGGAGATTCACGTCGACGTCTGGAGTGGCAACCACCCCTTCTTCACCGGCACCCAGAAGATCCTTGACACCGAAGGCCGCGTCGATCGCTTCATGAAGAAGTACGGCATGGGCAAGAAGAAGGCTGGCGACAAAGCCAAGGCCGAGGCCAAAACAGACGCGTAG